A genomic segment from Lytechinus variegatus isolate NC3 chromosome 10, Lvar_3.0, whole genome shotgun sequence encodes:
- the LOC121423038 gene encoding neurogenic differentiation factor 6-like, translating into MEHDDNFDIAEEVTRGLAMRSNESMYVTHNNFDGSSAMVGSYSYNGYVTNGSYFNYLAQPVVDDTYASSIISPNSAQGDHPSSYTSSTRKRSMVGRKPPKGPDGIRRYSSRRATFERRDRINSRERDRMHQLCDAFERLRQVLPFKRWKHGPHRQRLSKISTLVLAQNYIRALEVMLQESPDDTPTSSTADLEANGFIMPQSNNQNQSNVSESTYFHVSQTGQLENNFTTLHPSFNTEQINTSYQSEYFKTESTTQCQY; encoded by the coding sequence ATGGAGCATGACGATAACTTTGACATAGCTGAGGAAGTCACTCGAGGTCTTGCCATGAGATCAAACGAATCCATGTATGTCACTCACAACAACTTTGATGGATCAAGTGCCATGGTTGGCAGCTACTCTTACAACGGATACGTGACAAACGGTTCTTATTTCAATTACCTGGCTCAGCCGGTGGTCGACGATACGTATGCATCGTCGATAATATCGCCAAATTCTGCTCAGGGCGACCATCCGTCATCGTACACCTCATCGACCAGGAAACGGAGCATGGTCGGGCGGAAGCCGCCGAAGGGTCCGGACGGCATACGGCGATACAGCAGTCGGCGGGCGACGTTCGAGCGACGCGACCGCATTAATTCGCGAGAGCGCGACCGCATGCATCAACTGTGTGACGCATTCGAGAGGCTTCGTCAGGTGCTACCATTCAAGCGATGGAAACATGGACCCCATCGTCAAAGGCTTAGTAAGATCAGCACTTTAGTTCTGGCACAAAATTATATTCGAGCCTTGGAGGTGATGCTACAAGAAAGTCCGGATGACACACCGACCTCAAGTACAGCAGATTTAGAAGCTAATGGGTTTATAATGCCTCAAAGtaacaatcaaaatcaatccaATGTCAGTGAAAGTACATATTTTCATGTCAGCCAAACTGGGCagcttgaaaataattttaccaCTCTTCATCCATCATTCAATACCGAGCAAATTAACACAAGTTATCAATCCGAGTATTTCAAAACAGAGTCTACAACTCAATGTCAATATTAG